GTATCGATGCTGAAGTGTTGACTACGGCATTGATGGTGGCAGACAGTGAATCTGTCGGAAAAATACAGGCAAATTTCCCGGGTGCAGCTTCTTATACATTTAATTTGCAATAATTTTTGATCAAAAAATGGAACGTAGGAATTTTATTAAAGAAATAGGTCTCATGGGTGGAAGCAGTCTCCTGATCAGCGCTTTCCCATGGTTGTATTCATGTACATCCGAAGCACAAAAAGAAGTAAAAGGGGAAAAAGCAAGGCTGGGGATTATTGGTACCGGTTCCCGTGGACTATACCATATTAATCACTTATTGACGCTTCAAAATGTTGAAATTATAGCGATTTGCGATAATTATGCCCCTCATCTCCAGAATGCAGTGGCTTTATGTCCGAAGGCTAAATCTTTCTCTAATTATCATGACCTTCTGGAATTGTCTGATATTGACGGCGTATTGATCGCTACCCCTCTTTATGAACATGCACATATTACCATTGATGCATTGAAGGCCGGTAAGCATGTATTTTGCGAAAAATCCATGTCCAATACTCCGGATGACTGCCTGGCCATGTACAATGCTTATATGGACTCCGGAAAGGTATTGTATATCGGTCAACAGAGATTATTTGATCCTAAATACCTGAAAGCGATTGAGATGATACATTCTGGAATCATCGGGGATATTACAGGGATGCGATGTTATTGGTTCCGTAATAACGATTGGCGCCGTTCAGTGGATCATCCTTCACTTGAACGGAAGATAAACTGGCGTTTGTATAAGGAATATTCAGGCGGATTGATGACAGAACTGGCCACTCACCAGCTTCAGGTAGGAAATTGGGTATTAAAAATGATCCCTGAGACAGTAATGGGTTTCGGAGACATTGTATTCTGGAAAGACGGTCGTGAAGTATATGATAACGTCAGCCTCATTTATCACTATGGCAATGGCGTAAATATGACTTATGAATCCATTATATCCAATAAGTTCAATGGCCTGGAAGAACAGATATTGGGACATAAGGGAACTATGGAACTGGAAAAAGGGAAATATTATTTTGAAGATGTAAAGCCGGCACCGGGAATACTGCAACTGATCAATCAGATAGAACATAATATATTTGATAATGTAGCTTTTGCAGGTCCGAGTTGGGTACCCGAAACGGCTCTGGCTTACCAGGGTGAATTCATTATGGATAAAGTTTCCAAAACGGATGGCGCTTCTTCTGTAGGAGCCATGAATGACGGTTCGCTGGAACTCGTGGAGGCATTCTGCCATGCAGTAATCACCGGGAAAAAAGCTGAAAATCTGGTAGAAGAAGCCTACTATTCTTCAGTACTGGCCTTATTGGGTATACAGGCTATGGAAGAACAATGTAT
This genomic stretch from Bacteroidales bacterium harbors:
- a CDS encoding Gfo/Idh/MocA family oxidoreductase — encoded protein: MERRNFIKEIGLMGGSSLLISAFPWLYSCTSEAQKEVKGEKARLGIIGTGSRGLYHINHLLTLQNVEIIAICDNYAPHLQNAVALCPKAKSFSNYHDLLELSDIDGVLIATPLYEHAHITIDALKAGKHVFCEKSMSNTPDDCLAMYNAYMDSGKVLYIGQQRLFDPKYLKAIEMIHSGIIGDITGMRCYWFRNNDWRRSVDHPSLERKINWRLYKEYSGGLMTELATHQLQVGNWVLKMIPETVMGFGDIVFWKDGREVYDNVSLIYHYGNGVNMTYESIISNKFNGLEEQILGHKGTMELEKGKYYFEDVKPAPGILQLINQIEHNIFDNVAFAGPSWVPETALAYQGEFIMDKVSKTDGASSVGAMNDGSLELVEAFCHAVITGKKAENLVEEAYYSSVLALLGIQAMEEQCIVKFPDQYKIPYLNFATS